Proteins encoded in a region of the Sceloporus undulatus isolate JIND9_A2432 ecotype Alabama chromosome 11, SceUnd_v1.1, whole genome shotgun sequence genome:
- the POM121C gene encoding LOW QUALITY PROTEIN: nuclear envelope pore membrane protein POM 121C (The sequence of the model RefSeq protein was modified relative to this genomic sequence to represent the inferred CDS: deleted 1 base in 1 codon; substituted 1 base at 1 genomic stop codon) — translation MPVRSAAAAAAASWCARASSVGAFFGCLAGAGRDPGGDGAPLRGRGAGAGGGAAGRRSGRRRKGRCCCCWCRCPGPRRRRPCCSSWRWPGCVRPWPRGWRWPWRRRRGGAWAARRERAPGATPPGKGAPLANGGPAAGNEGSSRRRSRVYREGPTPPLPPPFVLPPPPPPRRRYPIHQAQYASLGTLPSICWDGYGRKSRLSAHNSSMVQSPVTVKIARPDSGIGHSFLLEQLSSPASFSPTSNSTLDPCAKETVLSALRESRKRVVEEEEEEEDHRSFLGGQESKRRRHDSGGSGQSAFEPLVANGAPASLVPKPGSLKRGLLSSHGSEESCSKRSRTSSLSSLNSLSGGGIPSSIRNAIASSYSSTRGLSLLWKRSGPSASPLSSPTSPCSQTPERPNKKARYPNCSLPEEEDSLKTSTSTPLKADKEVQAEKAAETALQSRPSPQASLSSSGSDGTRKRKIQLLSTRHGDHFTLPPPPQLGYPVTSEDLDAEKEAALQLFNKVLEDKTDSALSPPAETAASSSSSSSSSSSSSVPSPLTFSLALPAKPSGSLPPSTAVASNPLLESLKKMQDAQSTAGQADPGANSSSTTTAETPPLPLASASLPLGTSTPVTSGEGAAKPLPLASPLSLTSTAALPPPPLLPPPPGSGAAQPACEGSTPVTSSTSSSSELSQTPARPSSAPKPSILFGILTSTPDSQPLAGASSSTTAPSSLPAATSAPVFKPIFGALAKSESPSLSSTGSTSGTFSVSPGTLPSVTHPPLAPGPGTFKPIFGGAAHIYHHSVFFALYLPASLYPCQHRRHCCSVQHSWVPXSPAAGAATTSTLASLLSTTAGVTSVSASKPVFSFGTGLQGLGGSGGMTTPAAVPVAPSGIAAPAALPSQPLLFGAPSTTTVVTAVAPLFQFGKPAGTQGSTLGPLAGSASSTTPQAAPSTTATASGGFNIFSSSDGSSSVALTAPSVAPTTTMPATVTAASQPSLTFGLGPSAFGGGFGTASKGPPPPYSAEPNQLTFDTGALEGQPPAAKPSTGPVTFGTPFSFTGSVVQPAFGVGASSGGPQPAFGGPGSLVSFGAKSASQPAFGSSTSVFSFGAATTAAGTSFGSSTQTTASSGGSSTRAGSVFGAPAPAPFAFGASSQPAAAGAGSSAFGIGAAASVAGTGVPSVGFSFGGGQSAGTGAATPFGSSLATNPLGIPAQSSSFAFGITGTPESKPAFGGAPAPTFGQSTPTASAAASGAALGASTLSFGTPVTPAFGGAGPTFSPSVPSFSIGAGAKTGARQRLQARRQHTRKK, via the exons ATGCCGGTCCGTAgcgcggcggcggcagcggcggcgtctTGGTGCGCGAGGGCCTCCTCCGTTGGCGCCTTCTTCGGATGCCTGGCGGGGGCGGGACGGGACCCGGGCGGGGATGGGGCGCCCCTTCGCGGACGAGGAGCCGGAGCGGGAGGAGGCGCTGCTGGCCGCcggagcgggaggaggaggaaggggcgctgctgctgctgctggtgtcgCTGCCCTGGGCCCCGGCGGCGGCGGCCCTGTTGCTCCTCCTGGCGCTGGCCTGGCTGTGTCCGGCCTTGGCCTCGGGGCTGGCGCTGgccctggcggcggcggcgggggggcGCCTGGGCGGCTCGCAGGGAGCGGGCCCCGGGAGCCACGCCTCCGGGGAAGGGCGCCCCTTTGGCCAACGGAGGCCCCGCCGCAGGGAATGAAGGCAGCAGCAGGCGCCGCAGCCGCGTCTATAG GGAAGGCCCCACTCCTCCGCTGCCGCCTCCTTTtgtgctgcctcctcctcctcctcctcgccggaGGTACCCCATCCATCAGGCCCAGTACGCCTCGCTGGGCACCCTGCCCTCCATCTGCTGGGACGGCTACGGGCGCAAGAGCCGGCTCTCAGCTCACAACTCCAGCATGGTCCAGAGCCCCGTGACGGTCAAGATCGCTCGGCCGGACAGCGGCATCGGACACTCGTTCTT GTTGGAGCAGCTGTCTTCTCCCGCATCATTCTCGCCCACCTCCAACAGCACCCTGGACCCATGTGCGAAAGAGACAGTGCTGAGCGCTCTCAGGGAGAGCCGGAAGAGggttgtggaggaggaggaggaggaggaggaccaccgGAGCTTCCTTGGCGGCCAGGAGAGCAAGCGGAG GCGCCATGATAGTGGAGGGAGCGGGCAGTCTGCTTTTGAGCCTCTGGTGGCCAACGGAGCCCCAGCATCTCTTGTACCCAA GCCTGGCTCTCTGAAGCGGGGCCTCCTCTCTTCCCACGGCTCGGAGGAGTCCTGCTCCAAGAGGTCCCGCACGTCCTCCCTCAGCTCCCTGAACAGCCTCTCGGGGGGCGGCATCCCCAGCTCCATCCGCAATGCCATCGCCAGCTCCTACAGCTCCACGCGGGGCCTCTCACTG CTGTGGAAGAGAAGCGGCCCGAGTGCGTCTCCTCTTTCCAGTCCCACGTCCCCCTGCTCTCAGACACCGGAAAGGCCAAACAAGAAGGCACGGTATCCCAACTGCAGCCTCCC ggaggaggaggactctCTTAAGACCAGCACCTCCACACCGTTGAAGGCAGACAAGGAGGTGCAAGCAGAGAAAG CTGCAGAGACGGCCCTGCAGAGCAGACCCAGTCCCCAGGCCTCGCTCTCGTCTTCAGGCAGTGATGGCACACGCAAGCGGAAGATTCAGCTGCTCTCGACTCGCCATGGCGACCATTTCACATTG CCTCCCCCACCTCAGCTTGGGTATCCAGTCACCTCAGAAGATTTGGATGCAGAAAAGGAGGCCGCCCTGCAGTTATTCAACAAAGTCTTGGAGGACAAAACAG ATTCTGCCCTCAGTCCACCTGCAGAGacggctgcctcttcctcctcctcttcctcctcctcctcctcctcctctgtgcccAGCCCCTTGACCTTCTCACTGGCACTGCCTGCCAAGCCCTCTGGGTCACTGCCTCCCTCGACAGCCGTAGCTTCCAACccccttctggaaagcctgaagAAGATGCAGGATGCCCAGAGCACCGCAGGGCAGGCTG ATCCAGGGGCcaattcctcctccaccaccactgcaGAGACTCCTCCGCTGCCACTAGCCTCGGCCTCGCTGCCCCTGGGCACTTCGACACCTGTGACCTCTGGAGAGGGGGCAGCCAAGCCCCTTCCTCTTGCCTCCCCTCTTTCCCTGACCAGCACTGCTGCCCTGCCGCCCCCtcctctacttcctcctcctcctggttctGGTGCTGCCCAGCCTGCCTGCGAAGGAAGCACCCCGGTGACCAGCTCCACCTCATCATCCTCTGAGCTGAGCCAGACCCCAGCAAGGCCCTCTTCTGCACCCAAGCCCAGCATCCTCTTTGGGATCCTCACCAGTACTCCAGATAGCCAGCCCTTGGCAGGAGCCTCCTCGTCCACCACCGCACCCTCCTCTCTGCCCGCTGCCACGTCTGCACCAGTCTTCAAGCCAATCTTCGGCGCCCTGGCCAAGAGCGAGAGCCCAAGCCTATCCAGTACAGGCAGCACCTCGGGAACTTTCTCTGTCTCTCCTGGAACTCTGCCCTCCGTGACACATCCTCCTCTGGCCCCTGGCCCTGGCACCTTCAAGCCCATCTTCGGGGGGGCTGCCCACATCTACCACCACAGCGTCTTCTTCGCCCTTTACCTTCCAGCCAGCCTCTACCCCTGCCAGCACCGCCGCCACTGCTGCAGCGTCCAGCATTCATGGGTTCCCTGATCCC CTGCGGCAGGAGCGGCCACCACTTCCACCTTAGCCTCCTTGCTCTCCACAACAGCTGGCGTCACGAGTGTCTCTGCCAGCAAGCCTGTCTTCAGTTTCGGGACTGGCCTGCAAGGCCTTGGTGGCAGTGGCGGCATGACCACACCTGCAGCTGTGCCAGTGGCTCCCTCCGGAATTGCGGCCCCTGCTGCCCTGCCTTCTCAGCCCTTGCTTTTTGGGGCCCCATCCACCACCACTGTTGTCACTGCAGTGGCCCCcctgttccaatttggcaaaccGGCAGGCACCCAGGGCTCCACGCTTGGCCCCTTAGCTGGCTCTGCCTCCAGCACCACCCCCCAGGCAGCACCTAGCACCACTGCTACAGCCTCTGGCGGCTTCAACATCTTTAGCAGCAGCGATGGCAGCTCCTCCGTGGCCCTGACAGCCCCCTCCGTGGCACCCACTACCACCATGCCCGCCACCGTCACGGCTGCGTCACAGCCTTCCCTGACATTTGGATTGGGCCCCTCGGCCTTTGGTGggggctttggcacagcttctaaaGGACCCCCTCCTCCATACTCAGCAGAGCCCAACCAACTGACTTTTGACACAGGAGCCCTGGAGGGTCAGCCGCCAGCTGCCAAGCCCTCCACAGGACCGGTGACCTTTGGCACGCCCTTCAGCTTCACAGGCTCAGTGGTCCAGCCGGCCTTTGGTGTGGGTGCCAGCAGTGGTGGCCCACAGCCTGCCTTTGGTGGCCCTGGGTCCCTGGTATCCTTTGGGGCCAAGAGCGCATCCCAGCCTGCCTTTGGATCCTCTACATCGGTCTTCTCCTTTGGGGCAGCCACCACCGCGGCGGGCACAAGCTTTGGCTCCAGCACTCAGACTACGGCCAGCAGTGGTGGGAGCAGCACGAGGGCCGGCTCAGTCTTTGGGGCTCCAGCCCCagctccctttgcctttggggcCTCCAGCCAACCGGCGGCAGCAGGAGCAGGAAGCAGCGCCTTTGGCATTGGGGCAGCTGCCAGTGTTGCTGGCACAGGAGTGCCCTCCGTTGGCTTCAGCTTTGGCGGAGGGCAGAGCGCGGGGACAGGGGCTGCCACCCCCTTTGGATCTTCCTTGGCAACAAACCCGCTGGGCATCCCGGCCCAGAGCTCCAGCTTTGCTTTTGGCATCACAGGCACTCCAGAGAGCAAGCCAGCCTTCGGAG GAGCCCCCGCCCCTACCTTTGGGCAGAGCACTCCCACAGCATCCGCAGCTGCTAGTGGGGCCGCGCTGGGAGCCAGCACTCTTTCCTTCGGGACACCTGTCACCCCGGCCTTTGGAGGAGCAGGGCCCACGTTCA GCCCCTCGGTGCCCAGTTTCTCCATCGGGGCAGGAGCCAAGACGGGGGCCCGCCAGCGCCTCCAGGCCCGGAGGCAGCACACTCGCAAGAAGTGA
- the LOC121916925 gene encoding LOW QUALITY PROTEIN: E3 ubiquitin-protein ligase TRIM50-like (The sequence of the model RefSeq protein was modified relative to this genomic sequence to represent the inferred CDS: deleted 1 base in 1 codon), protein MARKMSIDQLEDQLLCPICLEVFREPLMLQCGHSYCKPCVVSLSGGPGEALLCPVCRKAVDCTSSPPNVSLARVIEALRGAGEGCGASGPEACEESCPDHRNPLSLFCEDDRAVICGLCGTIGTHRHHKVTPVSSVYSRMKEELSVLMTGVQQQQRDLDEHVSRLMNNKTRIANESDVFKWVIRKQFQELHRYIDEEKARFLGQIERQVAGLVASIQVQAEQAADALRELKELEDSLQSLNNESQLDFIRKHGSLPSRSELPHQHPAEGGTFTAISFKPGFHQDDVQMMVWKRLLRRVLPAPETLKLDPESAHPMLELSKGNTVVRCGLLSQRRNSHPERFDYSTCVLASKGFSWGQHYWEVIVGGKSHWRLGVVKATASRKGKLGKSPEQGAWLIGLKEGKVYEAFASPRVALPLTSRPRRVGVFLHYERGEVAFFNADSPNELLPIYAFQAEFQGKLYPLLDVCWHERGTNALPMILPTQAMLQAQGDNSGAEDGSGGDRSSDPEQPTKL, encoded by the exons ATGGCTCGGAAGATGAGCATAGACCAGCTGGAGGAccagctcctctgccccatctGCTTGGAGGTCTTCCGGGAACCCCTGATGCTCCAGTGCGGGCACTCCTACTGCAAGCCCTGTGTGGTCTCCCTCTCGGGGGGGCCCGGAGAGGCCCTT CTCTGCCCTGTCTGCCGCAAGGCTGTCGACTGCACCAGCTCCCCACCCAACGTCAGCCTGGCCCGCGTCATTGAGGCCCTGCGTGGCGCGGGGGAAGGCTGTGGCGCTAGTGGTCCCGAGGCCTGTGAAGAGTCCTGCCCCGACCACCGCAACCCCCTCAGCCTCTTCTGCGAAGACGACCGGGCCGTGATCTGCGGGCTCTGCGGCACCATCGGCACCCACCGGCACCACAAGGTCACGCCCGTCTCCAGCGTCTACAGCCGGATGAAG GAGGAGCTGTCTGTCCTGATGACTGgggtgcagcagcagcagagggacCTGGATGAGCATGTCAGCCGGCTGATGAACAACAAGACGCGCATTGCG AACGAGTCGGACGTCTTCAAGTGGGTGATCCGGAAGCAGTTCCAGGAGCTGCACAGGTACATCGACGAGGAGAAGGCCCGGTTCCTGGGGCAGATCGAGAGGCAGGTGGCCGGCCTGGTGGCCTCCATCCAGGTCCAGGCAGAGCAGGCAGCGGACGCCCTCCGGGAGCTGAAGGAGTTGGAGGACTCACTGCAGAGCCTCAACAACGAAAGCCAACTGGACTTCATCCGG AAACATGGCTCCCTCCCTTCCAGGTCCGAACTGCCCCATCAGCACCCGGCCGAAGGGGGCACCTTCACCGCCATCTCCTTTAAGCCCGGCTTCCACCAAGACGACGTCCAGATGATGGTGTGGAAGCGGCTGCTCCGCAGGGTCCTCCCAG CGCCAGAGACGCTGAAGCTGGACCCGGAGAGCGCCCACCCAATGCTGGAGCTCTCCAAGGGCAACACGGTGGTCCGGTGCGGCCTCCTCTCCCAGCGGCGCAACAGCCACCCGGAGCGCTTTGACTACAGCACCTGCGTCCTGGCCAGCAAGGGCTTCTCCTGGGGGCAGCACTACTGGGAGGTCATAGTGGGGGGCAAGAGCCACTGGCGCCTGGGGGTGGTCAAGGCCACCGCCAGCCGCAAGGGCAAGCTGGGCAAGAGCCCCGAACAAGGGGCCTGGCTCATTGGCCTCAAGGAGGGCAAGGTCTACGAAGCCTTCGCCAGCCCCCGGGTGGCCCTGCCCCTGACGTCCAGGCCCCGCCGCGTGGGGGTCTTCCTCCACTACGAACGGGGGGAGGTGGCCTTCTTCAACGCCGACAGCCCCAATGAGCTCCTCCCGATCTACGCCTTCCAGGCTGAGTTCCAGGGGAAGCTCTACCCGCTGCTGGATGTCTGCTGGCACGAGAGGGGCACCAACGCCCTGCCCATGATCCTGCCCACACAAGCCATGCTGCAAGCCCAAGGTGACAACAGCGGTGCCGAGGACGGCAGCGGCGGCGACCGCAGCAGCGACCCTGAGCAGCCCACCAAGTTGTAG